In one Leptidea sinapis chromosome 25, ilLepSina1.1, whole genome shotgun sequence genomic region, the following are encoded:
- the LOC126972224 gene encoding organic cation transporter protein-like gives MTEEDAIETVIGRFGKYQNWIFFLITIGRLPAEYQLANVVFIIPNAEYVCNDEGANMTSNYCPCDNPVYDTSIMRSVSSDWNLICDRRQLASVAQSMLQVGILVGSLFYGFLSDRYGRKIATLLSLVTEVIFVAMSAAATELWMFVACRFLIGTGVGGTMLCCYVIIIELSGKSFRPYLTGLIEIAYIVGYISMPGIAYLLNDWRNMQLASSIPFAFTIFYYWLIPESPRWLITMGKKKEAVQLLTYISTKNNMPVDNIESMVDKAYEESQKERKHHYGSYLDLFRTPKLRTYTMITAFVWLCCSHSFFGINQYIGLLQGNIYINVVLSAATLIPAMIYVIFASLYMRRKAAIIASFVVTAASLLFFLVVPKSMESITLTLAIIGQTGAYTAFVQIYLFSCEIFPTIIRNSAMGFGSVFARFGGFIAPFVVNVGIEWVSISVFAIIALVAACLCFFLPETKDIVLLNTINQTEKLESPQKLANGIK, from the exons ATGACGGAAGAGGACGCAATTGAAACAGTGATTGGCCGGTTTGGTAAATACCAAAACtggatttttttcttaataacaaTAGGTCGCTTACCAGCTGAATATCAACTagcaaatgttgttttcattATTCCAAACGCTGAATACGTTTGTAATGACGAAGGTGCCAACATGACATCAAATTATTGCCCGTGCGATAACCCTGTGTATGATACATCTATCATGAGATCTGTATCCAGTGATTGGAATCTTATATGTGACAGACGGCAACTGGCGAGTGTTGCTCAATCAATGCTACAAGTTGGAATACTAGTCGGGAGTTTGTTTTATGGATTTCTTTCTGACAG ATATGGAAGAAAGATAGCCACATTGTTGTCTCTCGTAACAGAAGTCATATTTGTGGCTATGTCGGCAGCTGCGACAGAATTGTGGATGTTCGTTGCCTGTCGCTTTTTAATTGGAACAGGCGTTGGTGGCACAATGCTGTGTTGTTACGTAATTATTATAGAACTCAGTGGAAAATCATTCAGGCCGTACCTAACTGGTCTAATAGAAATAGCCTACATCGTAGGATACATATCTATGCCTGGTATAGCATACTTATTGAACGATTGGAGGAATATGCAACTAGCGTCATCCATTCCCTTTGCATTCACAATATTCTACTATTGGCTTATACCAGAATCACCTCGATGGCTAATTACAATGGGAAAGAAAAAGGAGGCTGTTCAACTTCTTACATACATATCGACTAA AAACAATATGCCCGTCGATAATATTGAGAGCATGGTAGATAAAGCTTACGAAGAATCTCAAAAGGAAAGAAAACACCATTATGGATCTTATTTGGATTTATTTAGGACCCCAAAACTTAGAACATATACAATGATAACAGCTTTCGTATGGCTGTGCTGTAGTCACTCATTTTTTGGTATTAATCAATATATAGGACTACTCCaaggaaatatttatataaatgttgtaCTATCCGCCGCAACGCTTATTCCAGCAatgatttatgtaatatttgcaTCATTGTATATGAGAAGAAAAGCAGCAATAATAGCGAGTTTTGTAGTGACTGCTGCGTCACTGTTGTTTTTTCTAGTAGTTCCAAAATCAATGGAATCGATTACATTAACTCTAGCTATAATAGGCCAAACTGGTGCTTACACAGCGTTTGTACAAATTTATCTGTTTTCTTGTGAAATATTTCCAACAATTATACGTAACTCTGCAATGGGCTTTGGTTCAGTTTTTGCTAGGTTTGGTGGTTTCATTGCTCCGTTCGTAGTCAATGTTGGTATTGAATGGGTATCAATATCAGTATTTGCTATCATAGCTTTAGTTGCAGCATGTTTGTGTTTCTTTTTGCCAGAGACAAAAGATATTGTACTTTTGAATACAATAAACCAAACAGAAAAATTAGAGTCACCACAAAAGCTGGCCAATGGCATCAAATAA
- the LOC126972226 gene encoding organic cation transporter protein-like, which translates to MTQEDAIETIIGRFGKYQVWIFFLITIARLPTEYQLANVIFIIPNVDFICTDSGANYTANYCPCDNPVYDTSIMRSVSSDWNLICDRRQLASLAQSMLQVGILVGSLFYGYLSDRYGRKIANVLSLVTEVIFVAMSAAATELWMFAVCRFLIGTGVGGTMLCCYVIIIELSGKSFRPYLTGLIEISYISAYMSMPAIAYFLEDWRHLQLATSIPFSFSIFYYWLIPESPRWLITMGKKKEAVQLLTYISKKNNMTVENIDAIVEKAHEESQQQRKQNYASYFDLFKTPKIRLYTIITAFVWLCCSHSFFGINQYIGRLQGNIYINVVLSAATLIPAMIYVVFASLYMRRKVAIIASFVVTAVSLLFFLVVPKSMESITLALAIIGQTGAYTAFVQTYLFTSEIFPTVLRNSAMGFGSVFARFGGFIAPFVVNVGIEWVSISVFSIIALIAGCLCFFLPETKGIVLLNTINQTEK; encoded by the exons ATGACGCAAGAAGATGCAATTGAAACAATAATTGGCCGTTTTGGTAAATACCAAGTAtggatattttttctaataactaTAGCTCGGTTGCCAACTGAATATCAATTAGCGAATGTTATTTTTATCATCCCGAACGTTGATTTCATTTGTACTGACAGTGGTGCGAATTATACAGCTAACTATTGCCCATGTGATAACCCTGTGTATGATACATCTATCATGAGATCTGTATCCAGTGATTGGAATCTTATATGTGACAGACGGCAACTGGCGAGTCTTGCTCAATCCATGTTGCAAGTTGGAATACTAGTCGGCAGTTTGTTCTATGGATATCTTTCGGACAG ATATGGAAGAAAAATTGCAAATGTATTATCTCTCGTAACAGAAGTCATATTTGTTGCGATGTCGGCAGCTGCGACAGAATTGTGGATGTTTGCTGTGTGTCGTTTTTTAATTGGAACAGGCGTTGGTGGCACAATGCTGTGttgttatgtaattattatagaaCTCAGTGGAAAATCATTCAGGCCGTATCTAACTGGTCTAATAGAAATATCATACATCTCAGCCTACATGTCTATGCCTGCAATAGCATATTTCTTGGAGGATTGGAGACATCTGCAGTTAGCGACATCTATTCCcttttcattttcaatattcTATTACTGGCTTATACCAGAATCACCTCGGTGGCTAATTACTATGGGAAAGAAAAAAGAAGCAGTACAACTTCTAACATATATATCTAAAAA AAATAATATGACTGTTGAAAATATTGATGCTATAGTAGAAAAAGCTCACGAAGAATCTCAACAACAAAGGAAACAGAATTATGCttcatattttgatttatttaagaCTCCCAAAATAAGATTGTATACAATAATCACAGCTTTTGTATGGCTGTGCTGTAGTCACTCATTTTTTGGTATTAACCAATATATAGGACGACTCCaaggaaatatttatataaatgttgtaCTATCCGCCGCAACACTCATTCCAGCAATGATTTATGTAGTATTTGCATCATTGTATATGAGAAGAAAAGTAGCAATAATAGCCAGTTTTGTAGTGACTGCTGTGTCACTATTGTTTTTTCTTGTAGTTCCAAAATCAATGGAGTCGATTACATTAGCTCTAGCTATAATAGGCCAAACTGGGGCTTACACAGCGTTTGtacaaacttatttatttacgtcTGAAATATTTCCAACAGTATTACGTAACTCTGCAATGGGCTTTGGTTCAGTGTTTGCGAGGTTTGGAGGTTTCATTGCTCCGTTTGTAGTCAATGTTGGTATTGAATGGGTATCAATATCAGTATTCAGTATTATAGCTTTAATAGCAGGATGTTTGTGTTTCTTTTTGCCAGAGACTAAAGGTATTGTGCTTTTAAATACAATCAACCAAAccgaaaaataa